Proteins encoded within one genomic window of Candidatus Fusobacterium pullicola:
- the rpmC gene encoding 50S ribosomal protein L29 — protein sequence MRAKEIREMSTEDLVVKCKELKEELFNLKFQLSLGQLTNTAKIREVRREIARINTILNER from the coding sequence ATGAGAGCTAAGGAAATAAGAGAAATGTCAACTGAAGACTTAGTTGTTAAGTGTAAAGAGCTTAAGGAAGAGTTATTCAACCTAAAGTTCCAACTTTCATTAGGTCAACTTACTAACACTGCTAAAATCAGAGAAGTTAGAAGAGAAATTGCTAGAATAAATACAATCTTAAATGAAAGATAA
- the rplP gene encoding 50S ribosomal protein L16, with protein MLMPKRTKHRKMFRGRMKGTAQRGNTVAFGDYGLQALEPHWITNRQIESCRVAINRTFRREGKTFIRIFPDKPITARPAGVRMGKGKGSVEGWVAVVLPGRIMFEVSGVTEEKALAALRKASMKLPVRCKIVKRENGGEN; from the coding sequence ATGTTAATGCCAAAAAGAACAAAACATAGAAAAATGTTTAGAGGTAGAATGAAAGGTACAGCTCAAAGAGGAAACACTGTAGCATTCGGAGATTACGGACTACAAGCTCTTGAGCCACACTGGATAACAAATAGACAAATCGAATCGTGCAGGGTTGCGATCAACAGAACATTCAGAAGAGAAGGAAAAACTTTCATAAGAATATTCCCTGACAAACCTATCACAGCTAGACCAGCTGGAGTGAGAATGGGTAAAGGTAAAGGAAGCGTTGAAGGTTGGGTAGCAGTAGTACTACCAGGAAGAATAATGTTCGAAGTTTCTGGAGTAACAGAAGAGAAAGCTTTAGCAGCATTAAGAAAAGCATCTATGAAACTTCCTGTAAGATGTAAAATAGTAAAAAGAGAGAATGGTGGTGAAAACTAA
- the rpsC gene encoding 30S ribosomal protein S3 has product MGQKVDPRGLRLGITRSWDSNWYADKKEYAKYFHEDVKIREYVKKNYFHAGIAKVKIERTSPSNVVVLVYTAKAGIIIGRKGAEIDNLRVNLEKLTGKKVTVKVQEVKEFNKDAVLVAENIATSIEKRVAYKRAVSQAVMRAMRAGAKGIKVMVSGRLNGAEIARAEWVVEGKVPLHTLRADIDYATATAHTTYGALGIKVWVFHGEVLPTKREGGEA; this is encoded by the coding sequence CTGGTATGCAGACAAGAAGGAATACGCTAAGTACTTCCATGAAGATGTAAAAATCAGAGAGTATGTTAAGAAAAACTACTTCCACGCAGGAATAGCAAAAGTAAAAATTGAAAGAACTTCTCCTTCAAATGTAGTAGTTCTTGTTTACACAGCTAAAGCGGGAATAATCATCGGAAGAAAAGGTGCTGAAATAGATAACTTAAGAGTAAATCTTGAGAAATTAACTGGAAAGAAAGTAACTGTAAAAGTACAAGAAGTTAAAGAATTTAACAAAGATGCTGTACTTGTTGCAGAAAATATAGCTACTTCAATCGAGAAAAGGGTAGCATACAAAAGAGCTGTAAGCCAAGCTGTAATGAGAGCTATGAGAGCTGGAGCTAAAGGAATCAAAGTTATGGTTTCAGGAAGACTAAATGGAGCAGAAATTGCCAGAGCTGAGTGGGTAGTTGAAGGAAAAGTTCCTTTACATACATTAAGAGCTGATATTGATTATGCAACAGCAACAGCTCACACAACTTATGGAGCTCTTGGAATAAAAGTATGGGTTTTCCATGGTGAAGTTCTTCCAACTAAAAGGGAAGGAGGAGAAGCGTAG